One stretch of Euphorbia lathyris chromosome 7, ddEupLath1.1, whole genome shotgun sequence DNA includes these proteins:
- the LOC136235616 gene encoding uncharacterized protein, whose product MAYQSIPGPSSGSSSSSGFQYMNSPFGDTTYTKVFVGGLAWETQSETMRRYFEQFGEIFEAVVITDKNTGRSKGYGFVTFREQEAAKRACADPSPIIDGRRANCNLASLGRPRPPLSFGRLRPPTSFVANVQTPRGTYVGSYGYQQPLSYNYQQGLMYHPYGYAAYGHEYIYPQGAYNPYTGQQYVQIYGVPGTVNTGGTAMYPYGQLGQTLPGGHGYPTVQGYIPGHQIVQFGGPSLNAITTSPVPTIQAPYPTGIAAPIPAQPQFIVPAPTQYMQGNGSDQTAG is encoded by the exons ATGGCTTATCAATCGATTCCGGGTCCTAGCTCGGGATCGAGTTCGAGTTCTGGTTTTCAGTATATGAATTCCCCTTTTGGTGATACTACCTATACCAAGGTTTTCGTTGGTGGGCTAGCCTGGGAAACTCAAAGTGAGACCATGCGCCGTTATTTCGAGCAGTTCGGAGAAATTTTCGAGGCCGTTGTTATTACTGATAAGAACACCGGCCGATCAAAAGGCTATGGTTTC GTGACCTTCCGGGAACAGGAGGCAGCTAAGAGGGCTTGTGCTGATCCTTCTCCAATTATTGATGGCAGACGGGCAAATTGTAATTTGGCATCACTTGGTCGACCCAGGCCGCCATTGTCTTTCG GACGATTAAGACCACCTACTTCGTTCGTCGCAAATGTGCAAACTCCCCGGGGGACATACGTTGGAAGTTATGGCTACCAACAGCCGCTTTCTTACAACTACCAACAAGGATTGATGTATCATCCATATGG ATATGCAGCATATGGACACGAATATATCTACCCACAG GGTGCCTACAACCCTTATACTGGTCAGCAGTATGTTCAGATATATGGTGTACCTGGGACTGTCAACACAGGCGGAACAGCTATGTATCCTTACGGACAGTTGGGACAAACCCTTCCTGGAGGTCACGGTTATCCTACAGTACAAGGGTATATACCAGGTCATCAGATTGTGCAGTTTGGCGGACCTAGTCTAAACGCAATAACTACTTCGCCTGTGCCTACAATTCAAGCACCATATCCTACTG GTATAGCTGCACCCATTCCAGCGCAACCACAATTTATAGTTCCTGCTCCAACTCAGTATATGCAGGGTAACGGTTCTGACCAAACAGCTGGGTGA